A genome region from Panicum virgatum strain AP13 chromosome 4K, P.virgatum_v5, whole genome shotgun sequence includes the following:
- the LOC120702425 gene encoding uncharacterized protein LOC120702425 — protein sequence MGYLGVDNQTAIRLCPPAIDNYIQNLTSSYTEKSNEASMVSASVIMFVLAGLFFNLNLFSGISDVSATLDPKVRLFLSSALSLLLPVMSYLFSEAKNAAAGSPGARAAAAGELSLGALTILAWMLLVELLRKKVDEIRMRGYSGSIQRAGRVALLGSFVFFNIKTAGRKAAFSILWIICATRVVQRIAFTEIGKCSYAHGKNARLINSYMAKILKQEQLQHHAAVHSAHDHVEHHDGHELLKSCRYIVMGEEKMVQEPTADGYKLDMTTLDADRGIVTVGKVWKLDENSSVLFTTPDQVQRLKRLCLSFALFKLLRRKFEHLPAVTDEEAQDCRDLILKGLLRGSNGAGSGIAGAAAEELFQVINDEVVFLSEYYHSVVPVVLASPFFLLVNYFLVLIVVAGLCIMAIILCGNGDAIYAFMSIGADNYTLHSGIGNVALCLIIKSRNSPEAFFSVVDISITILLFIIYFYEEIWEFFVFILSNWFMVSLVCSYMAKPQWRDSPSIRYAMHRIVWLRSKLNHGSLSFRQFSVLNIRWPLGLPFYSTLSLLLGKELVPNNLKQSIIQYLVDHHDHHRTGTAYSTPLTNGKSALQSNYLFDKLSWACQSDSVSEVFLTWHIATSILEVRCSNTQQEAAASRASAIRLSKYCAYLVVFHPELLPDNPEKAERVVDGMKAELSSIFWWWEYYLFSQHARVSKIMGAAAAAAADDEGQHRQMNGGVVRNGARLGGLLVEVAQNHGPEAVWKAVAEVWTELIVFVAPSGEEERVKGHGDVLVQGGEFITVLWALATHIGVSREANRSMRTLEDLMGDSMRAPPVDAVEITMM from the coding sequence atGGGTTACCTCGGCGTTGATAACCAGACAGCAATCCGCCTGTGCCCGCCCGCCATTGACAACTACATCCAGAACCTGACGTCGTCCTACACCGAGAAGAGCAACGAGGCCAGCATGGTGTCCGCCTCCGTCATCATGTTCGTCCTCGCCGGCCTCTTCTTCAACCTCAACCTCTTCAGCGGCATCTCCGacgtcagcgccaccctcgacccCAAGGTCCGCCTCTTCCTCTCCTCGGCGCTCTCGCTCCTGCTCCCCGTCATGTCCTACCTCTTCTCCGAGGccaagaacgccgccgccggctccccgggcgctcgagccgccgccgccggcgagctctcgCTGGGCGCCCTGACGATCCTGGCGTGGATGCTcctcgtggagctcctccgcaAGAAGGTGGACGAGATCCGCATGCGCGGCTACTCGGGCTCCATCCAGCGCGCCGGCCGCGTCGCGCTGCTGGGGAGCTTCGTCTTCTTCAACATCAAGACCGCCGGCCGGAAGGCGGCCTTCAGCATCCTCTGGATCATCTGCGCCACCAGGGTGGTGCAGAGGATCGCCTTCACCGAGATCGGCAAGTGCTCGTACGCCCATGGCAAGAACGCCCGCCTCATCAACTCCTACATGGCCAAGATCCTCAAGCAAGAGCAGCTGCAGCATCATGCTGCCGTCCATAGCGCTCACGATCATGTCGAGCACCATGATGGGCACGAGCTGTTGAAGAGCTGCAGGTACATTGTGATGGGAGAAGAGAAGATGGTGCAGGAACCCACTGCAGACGGCTACAAGCTGGACATGACCACACTCGATGCTGACAGAGGCATCGTTACTGTTGGCAAAGTTTGGAAGCTCGATGAGAACAGCAGCGTGCTGTTCACCACCCCTGACCAAGTCCAGCGCCTCAAGAGACTCTGCCTCTCGTTCGCTCTCTTCAAGCTGCTGCGCCGGAAGTTCGAGCACCTACCGGCGGTGACCGACGAGGAGGCGCAGGACTGCCGGGACCTCATCCTGAAAGGCCTGCTGCGCGGCAGCAATGGTGCCGGGAGTGGGattgccggcgccgccgcagaggAACTGTTCCAGGTGATCAACGACGAGGTCGTCTTCCTCAGCGAGTACTACCACTCCGTCGTCCCCGTCGTCCTCGCaagccccttcttcctcctggtGAACTACTTCCTTGTCCTCATAGTGGTAGCCGGCTTGTGCATCATGGCCATCATTCTCTGCGGCAACGGAGACGCCATCTATGCATTCATGAGCATCGGCGCGGACAACTACACTCTGCACTCCGGCATCGGCAATGTAGCTCTATGCCTCATCATCAAATCCAGAAACTCGCCGGAAGCCTTCTTTTCCGTAGTGGACATCTCCATCACAATCCTCCTGTTCATCATCTACTTCTACGAGGAGATCTGGGAGTTCTTCGTCTTCATCCTCTCCAACTGGTTCATGGTCTCGCTGGTCTGCAGCTACATGGCCAAACCCCAGTGGCGTGACAGCCCCTCCATTCGCTACGCCATGCACCGGATCGTCTGGCTACGGAGCAAGCTGAACCATGGCAGCCTCAGCTTCCGGCAGTTCTCCGTTCTGAACATCCGGTGGCCACTCGGATTGCCATTCTACTCCACGCTCTCCTTGCTGTTGGGGAAAGAATTGGTGCCGAACAATCTGAAGCAATCCATCATACAATACCTTGTGGATCACCATGACCATCATCGCACCGGCACCGCCTACTCCACTCCTCTTACAAATGGCAAGTCCGCCCTGCAGAGCAACTACCTCTTCGACAAGCTCTCATGGGCGTGCCAGAGCGACAGCGTTTCAGAGGTGTTCCTCACATGGCACATCGCCACCAGCATCTTGGAAGTGAGGTGTAGCAACACGCAGCAGGAAGCAGCGGCGAGCAGAGCATCAGCGATCAGGCTGTCCAAGTACTGTGCCTACTTGGTGGTCTTCCACCCGGAGCTGCTGCCGGACAACCCGGAGAAGGCGGAGCGCGTCGTCGACGGCATGAAGGCGGAGCTCAGCAGCATCTTCTGGTGGTGGGAGTACTACCTGTTCTCCCAGCATGCACGGGTGAGCAAGATCAtgggagcagcagctgctgctgctgctgatgatgAAGGCCAGCATCGTCAGATGAACGGCGGGGTTGTGAGGAATGGCGCGAGGCTAGGGGGTTTGCTAGTGGAAGTAGCTCAAAATCATGGCCCGGAAGCGGTGTggaaggcggtggcggaggtgtggACGGAGCTCATCGTCTTCGTGGCGCCGTcgggcgaggaggagcgcgtCAAGGGGCACGGGGACGTCCTGGTGCAGGGAGGCGAGTTCATCACCGTGCTCTGGGCGCTGGCCACGCACATCGGCGTGTCTCGCGAGGCCAACAGATCGATGAGGACTTTGGAGGACCTGATGGGTGATTCCATGCGGGCGCCCCCGGTCGACGCCGTGGAGATAACCATGATGTAG